The DNA segment ACCTGCCGCACACGCCTCGCTATTATGAGATCCTTAAGAAAAGGTTACAGCTTCCCGTTTGGGAATACAAGGAAAACTTCAGTGACATCATCACACGCCATCAGAGCTTTGTCCTTGTTGGAGAGACTGGCTCCGGCAAGACAACACAggtgagaaaacccacacacaaaATGCAATTCAACTGAAATTGCAATGGAATTCATGGGACTTTTGCTTTTACCTGTAGATTCCTCAGTGGTGTGTGGACATGGTAAGGAGCATTCCTGGTCCGAAGAGGGCTGTCGCTTGTACTCAACCAAGGAGAGTGGCAGCCATGAGCGTGGCCCAAAGAGTGGCAGACGAAATGGACGTGATGCTTGGACAGGAAGTGGGCTACTCCATCCGATTTGAAGACTGCAGTTCTGCCAAAACAATTCTAAAGTAAGTCGCTGGCTCCattcaattattttcaaaacaacacaTATCCACCTGTCTGATTCCATCTTCTGTTTATTTAGGTACATGACAGATGGTATGTTGCTAAGAGAGGCGATGAATGACCCTCTTCTGGAGAGATACGGAGTGATTATACTCGACGAGGCCCATGAACGAACACTCGCCACTGATATTCTGATGGGAGTGCTGAAGGAGGTGGTGCGTCAGCGAGCAGATCTGAAGGTTTGTATGTCCTCGCATATTTGGAATTTGAGGAGCCACTAATTTAAACTAATGTCCAATCCCCATGTTGTTTGCCGTCACAGTTGCCGTGGAGCGACATGAAAGTTTTGATTCAAAGTTAGCGTGAAAGAAGCAGCCAAATTAAATTTTCTTGCAAGACCCCATGAAATATACTTACATGTGCAGAACCTTTTCAATCAGAGTTCATTTCTGTTTTCTAGTCTTCTGAGGCCCTTAccaattgcattaaaaaaagacTAAGTCAAAGTaattgtgcaattttttttatattcaagaAAATTTGAAGGGGAAATAtttgctataaaaaaaaagctcaccaAGGATGTTCTCTTTTTGCTCAGGTGATAGTTATGAGCGCTACTCTGGATGCAGGGAAGTTCCAAGTGTACTTTGACAGTTGCCCCCTGTTGACGATTCCCGGCCGCACGCACCCGGTAGAGATCTTCTACACGCCTGAGCCGGAGCGAGACTACCTCGAGGCTGCCATTCGCACGGTCATCCAGATTCACATGTGTGAGGAAGACGAGGGCGATTGTCTTCTCTTCCTCACCGGTCAAGAGGTGAGAGCATGCTTGACTTTTAACCTCAAACATGGCATTGTCCTTAAAACCTCTTTCAACTGTACAGTTAATATCTCAGGAAAAATTCTTTGTAAGTATTGAAATTTCCCGCCATTCAATAAAAGTCGAAAGAGTTACCTGTTGAAGATGGCACCTAATGAGAGGGAACAGGAAAATATGATACTCATGAAGAGATGTTTGACACACAGTTTTGTTCGATATCCAAATCATACCACTTGAATGGCATTCAACTTAGATTTTCCCAGTGTTGTCAGTTTCTTTAATGTCCTCAAAAATAAACGTTTTCCTCTGTAGGAAATTGATGAAGCGTGCAAACGAATCAAGCGTGAGGTTGATGACCTCGGGCCTGAAGTTGGGGACATCAAAATTATTCCACTGTATTCCACATTGCCaccacagcagcagcaaaggATCTTTGAGCCGCCACCCCCGCGGAAACCCAATGGTGCTATAGGAAGAAAGGTATATTGGTTTAATAATTCAAGTTTGACCTAAGGCTAGGTGCAAAGTgcatcctcactgatgtgcactgcTCACACTATGTCGACGTACAAAAGCTACACATGAAGCTACAATATTGCACACATACCAGCAGCAATAGAAATCGGTGGTTTATAATTATACACCAAGCATTCTTTTCTCAAGTGCAGTGTGACTCCCTCACTTGCCAATTAACTTGAGCTAATTTTAATTTAACTTTAAAACAAAAACTTGCCAGAAAAACACTTCAAAACTTGTTaacagtttgtttgtttgtttctttgttttaggttgtggtATCGACAAATATTGCTGAAACCTCTCTAACGATTGACGGCGTAGTCTTTGTCATCGATCCTGGCTTTGCCAAACAGAAGGTGGGCTGTGCAGCAGAACTTATTGTGGAGCAGCCCAAATTAGTTTGAGATGGGCAAATCTCACTTGAATCTTACACACAGTATATTGGATATAATGTGATTACAAATTTGTCTGCAGGTGTACAACCCTCGCATCCGAGTGGAGTCGCTGCTTGTCACAGCCATCAGTAAGGCTTCTGCTCAGCAGAGGGCAGGACGAGCCGGCAGAACCCGTCCAGGGAAATGTTTCCGCCTTTATACAGAAAAAGCCTACAAAACAGAGATGCAGGTGACATGCTAAAATGCTGTTCTTCCTTTTCAATAGCTCCTCTAAGATTGTACTGATCATGCTTTCCTTTTCAGGATAACACGTATCCAGAAATCCTGCGTTCAAATTTGGGGTCTGTGGTGCTGCAACTCAAAAAGTTGGGCATCGATGACCTCGTGCACTTTGACTTCATGGATCCACCAGGTGAGACTGTCCAGTGTACAAAGCGCTCAAATCAGTGAGGTGGAAGGTGTCTCATCCCTGATGGTGTTGTCATACCTCCTTGACCTCCTTGCAGCTCCTGAGACACTGATGAGAGCCCTGGAGCTACTCAACTACTTGGCGGCTCTCAATGATGACGGTGACCTGACTGAGCTGGGTTCCATGATGGCAGAGTTCCCCCTCGACCCCCAGCTTGCCAAGATGGTCATCGCAAGTTGCGAGTTCAACTGCTCCAATGAGATCCTTTCCATCACCGCTATGTTGTCAGGTAATGGCCAGGACCGGGCCCGCTCAGAGTCCCTGATGAATCCACATCAATTCACATGGGTTCAAAGGGTCTCAATACTTGAGCAGAGAAGAACTGTTaatccaaaaataaaatacaaaattaagtTGAAGCGTGCTGTTTTTCGTTTGAGCATCAAGTAATAGAATTTCCAAGGCCAACTCAGAATAAATGAATGCGTCTGTTAAGGGTGGAATATGTCGAATACTCAGACGTCACAGGCCAGCACTTGG comes from the Syngnathus scovelli strain Florida chromosome 5, RoL_Ssco_1.2, whole genome shotgun sequence genome and includes:
- the LOC125968635 gene encoding ATP-dependent RNA helicase DHX15, coding for MSKRHRLDLGDDYSSKKRSEGRDRDSDRDRGDHSRDRDRDRDRDRDRDRERDVKSSSAPPKSTPPIITMPQLKQMAMQQQINPFTNLPHTPRYYEILKKRLQLPVWEYKENFSDIITRHQSFVLVGETGSGKTTQIPQWCVDMVRSIPGPKRAVACTQPRRVAAMSVAQRVADEMDVMLGQEVGYSIRFEDCSSAKTILKYMTDGMLLREAMNDPLLERYGVIILDEAHERTLATDILMGVLKEVVRQRADLKVIVMSATLDAGKFQVYFDSCPLLTIPGRTHPVEIFYTPEPERDYLEAAIRTVIQIHMCEEDEGDCLLFLTGQEEIDEACKRIKREVDDLGPEVGDIKIIPLYSTLPPQQQQRIFEPPPPRKPNGAIGRKVVVSTNIAETSLTIDGVVFVIDPGFAKQKVYNPRIRVESLLVTAISKASAQQRAGRAGRTRPGKCFRLYTEKAYKTEMQDNTYPEILRSNLGSVVLQLKKLGIDDLVHFDFMDPPAPETLMRALELLNYLAALNDDGDLTELGSMMAEFPLDPQLAKMVIASCEFNCSNEILSITAMLSVPQCFVRPTEAKKAADESKMRFAHIDGDHLTLLNVYHAFKQNHEANQWCYDNFVNYRSLMSADNVRQQLSRIMDRFNLPRRSTEFTSRDYYINIRRALCTGFFMQVAHLERTGHYLTVKDNQVVQLHPSTVLDHKPEWVLYNEFVLTTKNYIRTCTDIKPEWLVKIAPQYYEMSNFPQCEAKRQLERIVAKLESKEYSQY